Proteins found in one Diorhabda carinulata isolate Delta chromosome 11, icDioCari1.1, whole genome shotgun sequence genomic segment:
- the LOC130899630 gene encoding uncharacterized protein LOC130899630: MLLKSLLVLSLFFDLQDALDVVNQWSFLDFDLPFHFDYRDVKPENTLFTGLEVTDKRIFLAMPRLRAGVPATLATISRNNPKGSSPILKAYPDWSFHGPVRGDVNCSNLISVYRMRLDSCNNLWVLDSGVMDSLDEFTRVCQPKLVVFDLFSDRILRIIYLPNGVLRSSSLLTNLVIDESIQGQCDSSFVYMTDTAAPGLVVYDGLRDTAWRFTHPTMFPDPNFSDYNINGESFTLMDGVVGITHSPKLATVYYQPLATDRIFSVATSALIKGPPGEFERLPVSFVGKKSSQGLGLTVNLLDDTIYFSPLTETSVASWSPITNVQKLLAYDPEQLQFCSELRWKNDGYVWLLSTKFQKFFLKTVSSHDINLRIIRIPYRNNQLQRGAFGSSVMQGHTNIAYNLDLITSEVIYYSRSLGGRGFLCLILGLCFPSSNSHFRPSNKFSIIHEFTHLEFDYPSKQDRQSDIESGAFIPGKLAPIDTDAYFNPKTKEKTTFITIPRFQDGVPATLGTIVRNSNGYPIIKPYPSWEWYKNPQSCNKLRIVSVYRIMIDSCDRLWVMDGAQIGEKVACPPQIMAFDLKTNTLISKFELPANQWTENSTFVTPIVDIVNRKNRCENTFVYMADCTGYSIVVYDHKKRNSWIVKDETMIWNPNFQTYSIAGQSFQLQDGILGLALAPSVPVYGKRLFYHAMSSETEHWVKTSDLQNEQLFTSGRNSYSRIFYTYKGTRHTQSAAEAIDKDGVLYFGLMSNISVGCFDTDGEYGIPGDYSDVIAHNENTLQFISGMKVITDLSGEQYVQLLSSRFQKVATDTINPREINYRIQIASVKNLRLGTRCKPSQRPGPPVTHEPSYSTPTSNSYNNGGPVVFPSND; the protein is encoded by the exons ATGCTGTTGAAATCCCTGTTAGTTCTGTCTCTATTTTTCGATCTACAAGATGCATTGGACGTCGTGAATCAATGGAGCTTTCTCGATTTCGATTTAccatttcattttgattatagAGATGTCAA ACCAGAAAATACCCTCTTCACAGGGTTAGAAGTAACTGATAAACGTATCTTCCTCGCCATGCCTCGATTGCGAGCCGGAGTACCCGCTACTTTAGCCACAATCAGTAGAAACAACCCCAAAGGCTCTAGTCCAATTCTGAAAGCGTACCCCGATTGGTCGTTTCACGGCCCTGTCAGGGGAGACGTTAACTGCTCAAACCTCATCTCTGTATATAGGATGAGGTTAGATTCGTGTAATAATTTGTGG GTTTTAGATTCGGGTGTAATGGATTCTCTGGACGAATTCACTAGAGTATGTCAACCAAAGTTGGTggtatttgatttattttcggATCGGATACTTCGCATTATATACCTTCCGAATGGCGTTTTGAGATCCTCTTCTCTTTTAACGAATCTCGTTATAGATGAATCTATTCAAGGTCAATGCGATTCTTCTTTCGTTTATATGACAGATACTGCTGCCCCAG GTCTGGTAGTTTACGACGGGTTACGAGACACAGCGTGGCGATTTACTCACCCTACGATGTTTCCCGATCCCAATTTTTCTGATTACAATATCAACGGTGAAAGTTTCACGTTAATGGACGGGGTGGTAGGGATAACACATTCACCGAAACTGGCAACGGTGTATTATCAACCATTAGCCACGGACAG AATATTTAGTGTTGCAACTTCAGCTTTAATAAAAGGTCCTCCTGGAGAGTTCGAAAGATTGCCAGTATCGTTCGTGGGAAAGAAATCTTCTCAAGGATTGGGTTTAACTGTTAACCTTCTCGACGACACAATTTATTTCAGTCCTTTAACAGAAACTTCCGTAGCCTCCTGGAGCCCCATTACAAATGTCCAAAA GTTATTAGCTTACGATCCGGAGCAACTACAGTTCTGTTCCGAATTGAGGTGGAAGAATGACGGCTATGTTTGGTTACTAAGcacaaaattccaaaaatttttcctGAAAACTGTCTCTTCACACGATATCAACCTTCGTATCATCAGAATACCATACAGAAATAATCAATTACAACGTGGAGCT TTTGGGTCAAGCGTTATGCAGGGACATACGAATATCGCGTACAATTTGGATTTGATAACATCGgaagttatttattatagcaGATCATTAGGcg gCAGAGGATTCTTGTGCCTAATACTGGGACTTTGTTTTCCATCATCAAACTCCCATTTTCGACCAagtaacaaattttcaattatccaCGAATTTACACATTTAGAATTTGATTATCCTTCTAAACAAGACAGACAATCCGATATAGAATCTGGTGCGTTTATACCTGGTAAATTAGCACCTATAGACACCGACGCCTATTTCAATCCAA aaaccaaagaaaaaacgACGTTTATCACAATTCCTAGATTTCAAGACGGCGTACCTGCTACATTGGGTACCATTGTTCGCAATAGTAATGGATATCCCATCATTAAACCGTATCCTTCATGGGAATGGTACAAAAATCCTCAGTCTTGTAACAAACTAAGGATAGTTTCGGTTTACAGGATCATG ATTGATTCATGTGATCGATTATGGGTAATGGATGGTGCACAGATTGGAGAAAAAGTGGCGTGCCCACCACAAATAATGGCTTTCGATTTGAAAACG aACACGTTAATAAGTAAATTTGAACTACCTGCAAATCAATGGACCGAAAACTCGACATTTGTAACTCCAATTGTTGACATTGTGAATCGTAAAAATAGATGCGAAAACACTTTTGTTTATATGGCCGATTGTACTGGTTATTCAATAGTCGTATACgatcacaaaaaaagaaattcttgGATTGTCAAAGACGAAACAATGATCTGGAATCCAAACTTTCAAACGTACTCCATAGCAG gtCAATCGTTTCAATTACAGGATGGAATATTAGGTTTAGCTTTAGCTCCAAGTGTTCCCGTATACGGAAAACGTTTATTCTATCACGCCATGTCGAGTGAAACCGAGCATTGGGTCAAAACATCCGATCTACAAAATGAGCAGCTTTTTACCAGTGGACGAAATTCGTATTCCCGTATTTTTTAC ACTTATAAAGGTACACGCCATACGCAAAGCGCAGCCGAAGCTATAGATAAAGATGGagttttatattttggtttaaTGTCGAATATATCAGTGGGTTGTTTTGATACAGATGGTGAGTACGGTATACCTGGAGATTATTCGGATGTTATAGCCCACAACGAAAATACTCTACAGTTTATCAGCGGTATGAAG GTTATAACCGATTTATCTGGAGAGCAATACGTACAACTGCTATCTTCCAGATTTCAAAAAGTCGCTACAGATACTATTAATCCCCGAGAAATAAATTATAGGATACAAATAGCGAGTGTTAagaatttgaggttaggtactAGATGCAAACCGTCGCAACGCCCTGGACCACCGGTGACTCATGAACCTAGTTATAGCACTCCTACTTCCAATAGTTATAATAATGGAGGACCAGTTGTTTTTCCTTCgaatgattaa